A section of the Acidobacteriota bacterium genome encodes:
- a CDS encoding DUF3810 family protein, whose amino-acid sequence MRRISIIVIAICAGMAPFPPELIEDRYSRAIYPHVQHVLTSFSNSTTIALFDVALALGAFVALVLLVRRGRVLNLLCFIAIAWMVFLATWGLNYRRSPVEDRPEHDRARVTPANVVAMARRAVTEMNRLHGQVQGTPAPDLETLARSLAPAMDRAALTLDLAPPLPARPKQTWLAPYFVRAGIDGMTDPFFLETLLAPTLLDVEQPAALAHEWGHLAGLANEAEAGFFGWLTCMRGDARAQYSGWLALYPHLLGAIPERERKSVQIRLAAGPKYDCRRIAERVAQSDERVRAAAHTTYDTFLRANRVEEGVDSYGAVVRLVVGMQIPVDPARR is encoded by the coding sequence ATGCGGCGGATCTCGATCATCGTCATCGCGATCTGTGCGGGGATGGCCCCGTTCCCACCGGAACTGATCGAAGACCGGTATTCCAGGGCGATCTACCCGCACGTGCAGCACGTGCTGACGTCGTTCAGCAATTCCACCACCATCGCGCTGTTCGATGTCGCGCTGGCGCTCGGTGCCTTCGTGGCCCTGGTGCTGCTCGTCCGCCGCGGCCGCGTCCTGAATCTGCTGTGTTTCATCGCGATTGCCTGGATGGTGTTCCTCGCCACGTGGGGCCTGAACTATCGGCGGAGCCCCGTGGAGGACCGGCCCGAGCACGATCGCGCGCGCGTCACCCCCGCGAATGTCGTCGCGATGGCGCGCCGGGCGGTGACGGAGATGAACCGGCTGCACGGGCAGGTGCAGGGCACGCCGGCCCCCGACCTCGAGACGCTCGCGCGATCGCTCGCGCCGGCGATGGACCGCGCCGCCCTGACGCTCGACCTCGCCCCGCCCCTGCCCGCGCGCCCCAAGCAGACGTGGCTGGCGCCGTATTTCGTCCGCGCCGGGATCGACGGCATGACGGATCCGTTCTTTCTCGAGACGCTGCTCGCGCCCACGCTCCTGGACGTCGAGCAGCCCGCCGCGCTTGCCCACGAATGGGGACACCTTGCGGGCCTCGCCAACGAGGCCGAGGCGGGGTTCTTCGGGTGGCTCACTTGCATGCGCGGCGACGCGCGCGCGCAGTACAGCGGCTGGCTGGCCCTGTACCCGCACCTGCTCGGCGCCATCCCCGAACGGGAGCGCAAGAGCGTGCAGATCCGCCTCGCGGCGGGTCCCAAATACGACTGTCGTCGTATCGCGGAACGGGTCGCGCAGTCCGACGAACGCGTGCGTGCCGCGGCGCACACGACCTACGACACGTTCCTGCGGGCGAACCGGGTGGAGGAGGGGGTGGACAGCTACGGTGCGGTCGTACGGCTCGTTGTCGGCATGCAGATCCCGGTTGACCCTGCGCGCCGCTGA